The Akkermansia sp. N21116 genome includes a region encoding these proteins:
- a CDS encoding dihydroxyacetone kinase subunit DhaK produces MNPMVYKFINAPEDITREVLEGYIAAYPDQVALAEENIVVRATPKSQDKVAIVTLGGSGHEPALSGFVGEGMLDCSVVGDIFAAPGAQRLFKALQLFKRDAGILLVVLNHSGDVMSANMAVQLAERAGIKVKTILTHDDISAGLDAPDDDRRGLAGCVPLYKVVGAAAEDGKSLEEILEIGERFNQGIATIAVAMRSCTHPQNGAVIAELPEGEIEIGMGQHGEGGGGRQQFSSADNVATQMIELLIKKIKPQAGDKVALYINGVGATTHMELSIVFRKASQILKERGMIIADSRIAEILTVQEQAGFQMILAKLDDDHADLLKNKASHAPYWTVIGK; encoded by the coding sequence TTGAATCCTATGGTTTACAAATTTATCAATGCCCCGGAAGATATCACCCGGGAAGTCCTCGAAGGCTACATTGCAGCCTATCCCGACCAGGTAGCTCTGGCCGAAGAAAACATCGTCGTCCGAGCCACCCCCAAAAGCCAGGACAAAGTCGCTATCGTCACCCTCGGCGGTTCCGGTCACGAACCTGCCCTGAGCGGCTTCGTCGGAGAGGGCATGCTGGACTGTTCCGTCGTCGGGGATATCTTTGCCGCTCCCGGTGCTCAGCGTCTCTTCAAAGCGCTTCAATTGTTCAAGCGCGATGCGGGGATTTTATTGGTTGTTCTCAACCATTCCGGAGACGTCATGAGCGCCAATATGGCTGTCCAACTGGCGGAAAGAGCCGGGATCAAAGTAAAAACAATCCTTACCCACGACGATATCAGCGCAGGTCTGGACGCCCCCGACGACGATCGCCGGGGCCTCGCCGGGTGCGTACCGCTCTACAAAGTCGTTGGCGCAGCTGCCGAAGATGGTAAATCCCTGGAGGAAATTCTGGAAATCGGAGAACGTTTCAACCAAGGTATCGCAACGATTGCCGTTGCCATGCGTAGTTGTACGCATCCCCAGAACGGAGCCGTCATTGCCGAACTCCCTGAAGGGGAAATCGAAATCGGCATGGGGCAGCACGGCGAAGGAGGAGGCGGTCGCCAGCAATTCTCCAGTGCCGACAATGTTGCCACCCAAATGATCGAGCTTCTGATCAAGAAAATCAAACCGCAAGCCGGTGACAAAGTCGCTCTCTATATTAACGGAGTAGGAGCCACGACCCACATGGAATTGAGCATCGTGTTCCGCAAAGCCTCACAAATCCTCAAAGAGCGGGGCATGATTATCGCGGATTCCCGCATCGCGGAAATCCTTACCGTCCAGGAACAGGCAGGCTTCCAAATGATCCTCGCCAAATTGGATGACGATCACGCAGATCTACTCAAAAACAAAGCCTCCCATGCTCCCTATTGGACTGTCATCGGCAAATAA
- a CDS encoding alpha-N-acetylglucosaminidase → MKSSRLPSLLLIPLLAASSLLAASAITQREITAASEVIKRFTDSEGPRLRIGGIDSENGNPVYATKTTEEGLTISGSSGVAICKGFYDYVKSQGAGISSWTGKRFELPILPELTGKETKVVSPVKYHYYFNVVTYGYTMPYWDWPRWEKEIDWMALHGIDMPLALVAHEAITARVFKKLGLSDKEISEYFVGPAHLPWMRMGNISGIDGPLPEEWHKDQVALQHKILERMRSLGMTPICPGFSGFVPPAIKRLYPDIKLVETHWAGSFKNWMLSPDQKLFTKIGKMFVMEWEKEFGPCSHYLVDSFNEMDVPFPPHGTPERYKLLADYGDKVYQSIKEGSPRAVWVMQGWMFGYQRNIWDPKSLEALVSKVPDDKMLLLDLAVDYNKNFWNNGTNWDFYKGFFNKDWIYSVIPNMGGKTGMTGVLDFYANGHLEALNSPNRGHLAGIGMAPEGFENNEVIYELMADAGWSDKPIDLDAWLKNYDICRYGDTDKALDDYWKIIRQSVYGSFTDHPRFNWQFRPGRIGKGSINTNPEFYQAIERFASCANDFRDSDLYVSDLTELTAAYLGGKIELLIQASEMAMQDDNMDQAKRYEQEIEALMSGMDRLLASHPIHRLDVWLNYARKHGSSQELKDYYEKNARRLVTIWGPPIDDYAAKIWSGLIRDYYLPRRKEYLKAKFDPFVKIDLPAWERDWVEKNRGVSPVSPFEDPVAAARELIARAAKVSPDIIKQPEGILIGTWNPETVGTEWKELSWSVSPSALKQAKALRFSYTKGTNKLEISHVRIEMDGNTVADIQQNGTTGIENINNVYRFRIPQDAQGNNSCRIIARVRSDGQADSRGNVELIPISQ, encoded by the coding sequence ATGAAATCGTCCCGTTTACCCTCCCTTTTATTAATTCCTCTTCTGGCGGCATCGTCTCTCCTTGCGGCTTCCGCCATTACCCAAAGAGAAATTACGGCAGCCAGCGAAGTTATTAAACGATTCACTGATTCGGAAGGGCCCAGGCTCCGGATCGGCGGGATCGACTCTGAAAACGGAAATCCCGTCTATGCGACAAAGACAACCGAAGAAGGCCTTACCATCTCAGGCAGCAGCGGTGTCGCCATCTGCAAAGGATTCTACGACTACGTCAAATCCCAGGGAGCCGGCATTTCCAGTTGGACGGGCAAAAGATTCGAACTCCCCATCCTGCCGGAACTCACCGGCAAAGAAACCAAAGTGGTTTCTCCTGTAAAATACCACTACTATTTCAATGTCGTCACCTACGGTTATACCATGCCCTATTGGGACTGGCCCCGGTGGGAAAAGGAAATCGACTGGATGGCCTTGCACGGTATCGATATGCCACTGGCTCTCGTCGCCCACGAAGCCATCACCGCCCGGGTGTTCAAAAAACTGGGGCTGAGCGACAAGGAAATTTCCGAATATTTTGTCGGTCCGGCCCATCTTCCCTGGATGCGCATGGGAAACATCAGCGGTATCGACGGGCCTCTGCCGGAAGAATGGCATAAGGATCAGGTCGCCCTTCAGCATAAGATCCTTGAACGCATGCGCTCCCTGGGTATGACTCCTATCTGCCCCGGTTTTTCCGGATTTGTCCCGCCTGCTATCAAACGCCTGTATCCGGACATCAAGCTCGTCGAAACCCATTGGGCCGGTTCATTCAAAAATTGGATGCTGTCCCCCGACCAAAAACTGTTTACTAAAATCGGCAAGATGTTCGTCATGGAATGGGAAAAGGAATTCGGTCCCTGCTCCCATTATCTCGTCGACAGCTTCAATGAAATGGATGTCCCCTTCCCCCCGCACGGGACACCGGAACGTTACAAGCTTCTCGCCGATTACGGAGATAAAGTTTACCAGTCCATCAAGGAGGGTTCCCCCAGAGCCGTATGGGTCATGCAAGGCTGGATGTTCGGCTACCAGCGTAACATTTGGGATCCCAAGTCGCTTGAAGCACTCGTCAGCAAAGTGCCGGACGATAAGATGCTGCTGCTCGACCTCGCCGTCGATTACAATAAAAACTTCTGGAACAACGGAACCAACTGGGATTTCTACAAAGGATTCTTCAATAAGGACTGGATCTACAGCGTCATCCCCAATATGGGAGGTAAAACAGGCATGACCGGAGTCCTCGACTTTTACGCCAATGGACATCTGGAAGCTCTCAATTCACCCAACCGAGGCCATCTTGCAGGTATCGGCATGGCTCCGGAAGGCTTCGAAAACAATGAAGTCATCTACGAACTCATGGCTGATGCAGGGTGGTCGGACAAGCCCATCGACCTTGATGCCTGGCTTAAAAACTACGACATCTGCCGATACGGCGATACAGACAAAGCCCTGGACGATTACTGGAAAATCATCCGCCAATCCGTCTACGGCTCTTTTACCGACCATCCGCGTTTCAATTGGCAGTTCCGCCCCGGACGCATCGGCAAAGGTTCCATCAATACCAATCCGGAATTCTACCAGGCCATCGAACGTTTCGCCTCCTGCGCCAACGATTTCAGAGACAGCGATCTGTACGTATCCGACCTGACCGAGCTTACAGCTGCCTATCTTGGAGGGAAAATCGAACTCCTGATCCAGGCTAGCGAAATGGCCATGCAAGACGACAACATGGATCAAGCCAAACGGTATGAACAGGAAATCGAAGCCCTCATGAGCGGCATGGACCGCCTGCTCGCCTCCCATCCCATCCATCGCCTCGATGTCTGGCTCAATTATGCCCGGAAGCACGGCTCATCCCAGGAGCTTAAGGACTACTACGAAAAAAACGCCCGCCGTCTGGTCACAATCTGGGGGCCTCCCATCGATGATTATGCAGCTAAAATATGGTCCGGTTTGATCCGGGACTATTATCTACCCCGCCGCAAAGAATATCTGAAAGCGAAATTCGATCCATTCGTCAAAATCGACCTTCCGGCCTGGGAACGCGACTGGGTAGAAAAAAACCGAGGGGTATCGCCTGTTTCTCCCTTTGAAGACCCTGTCGCCGCAGCCCGGGAATTGATCGCACGAGCCGCCAAAGTCTCTCCCGATATCATCAAACAGCCGGAAGGAATCCTGATCGGAACCTGGAATCCCGAAACCGTCGGTACGGAGTGGAAGGAATTGTCATGGTCTGTCTCTCCATCCGCGCTGAAGCAAGCCAAAGCCCTTCGCTTTTCATACACGAAAGGCACCAATAAACTCGAAATCAGCCATGTAAGGATAGAAATGGACGGCAACACCGTCGCTGACATCCAACAAAATGGAACAACGGGAATTGAAAATATCAATAATGTCTATCGGTTCCGTATCCCGCAGGATGCCCAGGGCAACAACTCATGCCGCATCATTGCCCGTGTCCGCTCCGACGGACAAGCAGATTCTCGCGGTAATGTTGAACTTATACCTATTTCCCAATAA
- a CDS encoding cation:proton antiporter, with the protein MLHNITLIPTLVGALTAALILGFISQKLKLSPIVGYLLAGVIVGPYSPGFVADAATAEECSEIGIILLMFGVGLHFHLKDLISVQKIAVPGAIVQITAATILGSVATHFFGWSWLSGAVFGISISVASTVVLTRVLSDNRVLHTPGGHVALGWLIVEDLFTILVLVILPVILQPDGGNVWATLGVTTLKIAGLILFTLIVGQKLIPLLLTYVARTGTRDLFTLAVLVLALGIAVGSAYFFGASMALGAFLAGMVVGQSEFSARAASEALPMRDAFAVLFFVSVGMLFNPADLVEHWQLILVTLAIVMLGKPLASLIVVLFLRKPLKLALIVSVALAQIGEFSFILAAMGKKYDILPPEASGAIIVAAVISITLNPIIYSRINPMFRKLEQTRLHAWIMRRDHENSLPPVTEDTQRLIVVGFGPVGRTLVRILERNNIEPVIIEMNIDTVKKLRKENKLVVHGDATLPEVLNHAGVNKAQGIIISSSAIPSREVVEAARSINPDIPVTIYSFYLRDVKILRGKKNTTVISGEESAAIAMASHLMRTLGATEEQIDNEQRRIHETLS; encoded by the coding sequence ATGCTTCATAACATCACATTGATACCTACTCTCGTCGGAGCATTGACGGCAGCACTGATTCTCGGCTTCATCAGCCAAAAGCTGAAACTTTCCCCCATTGTCGGCTATCTGCTGGCCGGCGTCATCGTCGGTCCGTATTCTCCGGGATTCGTCGCAGATGCGGCAACGGCGGAGGAATGTTCGGAAATAGGCATCATCCTGCTTATGTTCGGAGTCGGCCTTCACTTTCACCTCAAGGATTTAATCTCCGTCCAGAAAATCGCCGTTCCCGGAGCTATCGTCCAAATTACGGCAGCTACCATTCTCGGCAGCGTAGCGACGCATTTCTTCGGTTGGAGCTGGCTCAGCGGAGCCGTCTTCGGGATTTCCATTTCAGTGGCCAGTACGGTTGTCCTGACCCGAGTTCTAAGCGACAACCGGGTTCTGCATACACCGGGCGGCCACGTAGCCCTGGGATGGCTGATCGTAGAAGATCTTTTCACCATTCTAGTTCTGGTGATCCTCCCTGTCATTTTGCAACCGGACGGGGGAAATGTGTGGGCCACTCTGGGTGTGACGACGCTAAAAATCGCCGGACTAATCCTCTTCACCTTGATTGTCGGGCAAAAACTCATTCCGCTCCTCCTCACCTATGTAGCCCGTACCGGAACTCGGGATCTTTTCACCCTGGCCGTCCTTGTGCTGGCACTCGGCATCGCCGTGGGTTCCGCCTACTTTTTCGGGGCCTCCATGGCATTGGGGGCATTTCTGGCCGGTATGGTTGTCGGGCAATCCGAGTTCAGTGCGCGTGCCGCTTCGGAGGCTCTGCCCATGCGCGACGCCTTCGCGGTACTGTTTTTCGTTTCCGTCGGGATGTTGTTCAACCCCGCCGACCTCGTCGAGCACTGGCAGCTGATCCTCGTCACCCTTGCCATTGTCATGCTTGGTAAACCGCTGGCTTCCCTGATTGTCGTCCTGTTTCTTCGCAAGCCATTGAAACTGGCCCTAATCGTATCCGTCGCCCTCGCGCAAATAGGAGAATTTTCCTTCATCCTGGCAGCCATGGGCAAGAAATACGATATCCTGCCCCCCGAAGCTTCGGGAGCCATCATTGTGGCCGCCGTTATCTCCATTACACTGAACCCAATCATCTACTCGCGCATCAACCCCATGTTCCGAAAACTGGAACAAACCAGGCTTCACGCATGGATCATGCGCCGGGATCATGAAAACTCCCTGCCTCCCGTCACCGAAGATACGCAGCGTCTCATCGTCGTCGGATTCGGCCCGGTCGGCAGAACGCTTGTCCGAATCCTGGAACGAAACAACATCGAACCGGTCATCATTGAGATGAATATCGATACTGTCAAAAAACTGAGGAAAGAAAACAAGCTCGTCGTCCACGGAGACGCCACCCTCCCGGAAGTTTTGAACCACGCCGGAGTCAACAAGGCGCAAGGCATCATCATTTCCTCCTCAGCCATTCCTTCCCGGGAAGTCGTGGAGGCGGCCCGCTCCATCAATCCCGATATCCCCGTTACCATCTACTCCTTCTATCTACGCGATGTCAAAATACTCAGGGGGAAAAAGAACACCACCGTCATCTCGGGAGAGGAATCGGCGGCTATCGCCATGGCTTCCCATCTCATGAGAACCCTGGGGGCAACAGAGGAACAGATCGACAACGAGCAGCGGAGGATCCACGAAACTCTTTCCTAG
- a CDS encoding HD domain-containing protein — translation MGRWKCDEIVTFSHASEVNISIYPSPDMNSGETVKNTQIQTQAFIYLGPSSMSLIVTEIHDGDVRVIDFLTQPVPLARDVFRNGRISRSTMDRCAQVMGDYMAILREYGSGTDLSTHFVMSNIISEAGNVDVFINRMHVAHGLRGRLIDDGKMTRLIYVKVQETLLHYPNFQKKNTMIVHVGPGNTRILLFEKGRITRYSSHRLGVHRTGEAIGEEDFGDDPAELAVMREHIRGQIDQIRVDYAFVKDLASIILIGEEVQRLRNLFKPGREGRVNVEMFTKVAEKMVRMTTEQRMLAYDADFATVDALLPALIINQSIVRALAPREVIVPTSSYDQEFILSLIRAEQNPGDLEGEVLHFAGILADRYMADKDHRMHVARLCDSLFVDLQDLHRLTEHDRLLLQVAAILHEVGTYISPRHHNKHSQYIILNSEIFGLSRDDVEIVALLARYHRRETPSKSEVLYADLDQTDRMRVSKMAAILRVADALERGHALRVKGVEARLRGRNLELLLKDVRDTTVEEMALRIKGDLFSDIFGCDIVLVPDRR, via the coding sequence TTGGGGCGTTGGAAATGTGATGAAATCGTCACTTTTTCCCATGCGTCCGAAGTCAATATCAGCATTTATCCTTCACCCGACATGAATTCCGGAGAGACAGTCAAGAATACGCAGATTCAGACACAGGCTTTCATTTACCTCGGCCCCAGTTCCATGAGTCTGATTGTTACTGAAATCCACGATGGTGATGTCCGGGTGATTGACTTTCTGACTCAGCCGGTTCCCTTGGCCCGCGATGTTTTCCGCAATGGGAGGATTTCCCGTTCGACTATGGACCGGTGCGCCCAGGTTATGGGGGATTACATGGCCATTCTTCGCGAATATGGGAGCGGTACGGATCTGTCTACGCACTTCGTCATGTCCAACATTATCTCGGAAGCTGGGAACGTGGATGTGTTCATCAACCGAATGCACGTGGCTCACGGACTTCGTGGTCGTTTGATTGACGACGGCAAAATGACCCGTCTGATTTACGTTAAAGTTCAGGAAACGTTGCTCCATTATCCTAATTTCCAGAAAAAGAACACGATGATCGTTCATGTCGGTCCCGGAAATACGCGTATTCTCCTGTTCGAGAAAGGGCGTATTACCCGGTATTCCAGTCATCGGCTGGGTGTTCATCGGACGGGAGAAGCGATCGGAGAGGAGGATTTCGGCGACGATCCGGCGGAACTGGCCGTGATGCGGGAGCATATACGGGGACAGATTGACCAAATCCGGGTGGATTATGCTTTTGTCAAGGATCTGGCCTCCATCATCCTGATTGGAGAGGAAGTGCAACGGTTGCGCAATCTTTTCAAACCCGGTCGGGAAGGTCGTGTCAATGTCGAGATGTTTACGAAAGTAGCCGAGAAGATGGTGCGGATGACGACGGAACAGCGCATGCTGGCCTATGACGCCGATTTTGCTACGGTTGATGCCCTTCTCCCGGCTTTGATCATCAACCAGTCCATTGTGCGGGCCCTGGCTCCCAGGGAAGTGATCGTACCGACTTCATCCTACGACCAGGAATTCATCTTGAGTCTGATCCGTGCGGAACAGAATCCCGGGGATCTGGAGGGGGAAGTCCTGCATTTTGCCGGGATTCTGGCGGACCGCTATATGGCGGACAAAGACCACCGGATGCATGTCGCCCGGTTGTGTGACAGCCTGTTCGTCGATTTGCAGGATCTTCATCGCCTGACGGAGCATGACCGCCTGCTGCTGCAAGTGGCCGCCATTCTGCATGAAGTCGGCACCTACATCAGCCCGCGTCATCATAACAAGCATTCCCAGTACATCATTCTCAATAGCGAAATTTTCGGACTTTCCCGTGATGACGTCGAAATTGTCGCCCTGCTCGCACGCTATCACAGACGCGAGACCCCGTCCAAGTCCGAGGTGTTGTACGCCGATCTCGACCAGACCGATCGCATGCGCGTCTCCAAAATGGCGGCTATCCTCCGTGTGGCGGATGCCCTGGAACGCGGACATGCCCTGCGCGTCAAAGGCGTCGAGGCCAGGCTTCGCGGACGCAACCTGGAGCTTTTGCTGAAAGATGTGCGAGATACGACAGTCGAAGAAATGGCCCTGCGTATCAAAGGAGACCTTTTTTCGGATATTTTCGGCTGCGACATCGTTCTGGTGCCGGACCGCCGGTAA
- the ppk1 gene encoding polyphosphate kinase 1, whose translation MADQYINRELSWLEFNQRVLDQAARNDLPLLERVKFLAITASNLDEFFMVRVGGLQMMRRTGARVKDMCGLTPTRQLQLIHKRVRQMIDMQYSLWQEEVLPLMEIEKVCPVPMDDLTPAQRVSLEQYYLNQVFPLLTPLAMDEELPEGGIPLPSLKLLMAVSLQDNDKKTKRLCVVAVPDSLPRRIFIPDSEHERYVMSEELIRMFIGGMFPGETLLNTAVFRVTRNGDIAVQENDAFDFADEMEEVLVARQYSECVRLEIEDSADPQLAERIQGIVRVGKSDIYALSGPLMLSDFMEMAFAPGNDQLKVDQWLPQSSASMDPALSIFDNIANGDILLNHPYESFEPVLRLVEEAAVDPDVIAIKQVLYRTAKGSRIVSALTRAAENGKQVTALVELKARFDEARNLEKAEELQRAGVQVVYGVKGLKTHAKICLVVRRESGYLRRYCHYGTGNYNENTARIYTDISYLTCNDALGADASQFFNSVTGRTKMMRFRELYPSPRMMKDRLLELIASEAERARQGEPAKIRAKMNSLQDKQIIDALYRAADAGVEILLNIRGICCLKTGSRGKGKPIQVVSIVDRYLEHARIFQFHHGGNTLLFIASADWMTRNLDKRVELMVPVQSPRLKRRLRGILDACFKDNVQAYEIQPDGTGKPVSRAKGVKPFRMQLALTKEARRLSRDKERERLQMLEPHKPHAE comes from the coding sequence ATGGCTGACCAATACATCAACAGAGAACTATCCTGGCTGGAGTTCAACCAGCGCGTCCTCGACCAGGCGGCAAGGAACGACCTCCCCTTGCTGGAACGCGTCAAATTCCTGGCCATCACGGCATCCAACCTGGATGAATTTTTCATGGTGCGCGTTGGCGGTCTGCAGATGATGCGCCGTACCGGTGCGCGAGTCAAAGACATGTGCGGTCTGACGCCGACTCGCCAGCTCCAATTGATCCACAAGCGTGTCCGTCAGATGATCGATATGCAATATTCCCTATGGCAGGAGGAAGTTCTCCCTCTGATGGAGATTGAAAAGGTCTGTCCCGTGCCGATGGATGATTTGACGCCTGCCCAGCGTGTTTCGCTGGAGCAATACTACCTCAACCAGGTGTTCCCCCTGCTGACACCTCTGGCGATGGATGAGGAATTGCCCGAGGGTGGCATCCCCTTGCCGTCCCTCAAACTGTTGATGGCAGTCAGCTTGCAGGACAACGACAAGAAAACGAAACGCCTTTGTGTCGTAGCCGTGCCGGACAGCTTGCCGCGACGCATCTTTATCCCCGACTCCGAGCACGAGCGCTATGTGATGTCGGAAGAACTCATCCGCATGTTCATCGGGGGCATGTTCCCGGGGGAAACCCTGTTGAATACGGCCGTTTTCCGTGTCACGCGCAATGGAGATATCGCCGTGCAGGAGAACGACGCGTTCGACTTTGCGGACGAAATGGAGGAAGTCCTCGTTGCCCGCCAGTATTCGGAATGTGTCCGGCTTGAAATTGAAGATTCCGCCGATCCCCAGTTGGCGGAACGCATCCAGGGAATTGTCCGTGTGGGCAAATCGGATATTTACGCTTTGAGCGGCCCGTTGATGCTGAGTGATTTTATGGAAATGGCCTTTGCGCCCGGCAACGACCAGTTGAAAGTGGATCAATGGCTGCCCCAGTCTTCCGCATCCATGGATCCGGCGTTGTCGATCTTTGACAATATTGCTAACGGGGACATTTTGTTGAACCACCCTTATGAGAGTTTTGAACCCGTCTTGCGGCTGGTGGAAGAAGCTGCCGTCGATCCCGACGTGATTGCCATCAAGCAGGTTTTGTACCGGACGGCGAAAGGTTCCCGCATCGTCTCTGCACTGACGCGTGCCGCGGAAAACGGCAAGCAGGTGACTGCTCTTGTCGAACTGAAGGCCCGTTTCGACGAAGCCCGCAATCTGGAAAAGGCGGAGGAATTGCAGAGGGCCGGAGTCCAGGTCGTCTATGGCGTCAAAGGTCTCAAGACACATGCGAAAATCTGTCTTGTCGTCCGCCGGGAATCCGGCTATCTGCGCCGTTATTGCCACTATGGCACGGGCAACTACAATGAAAACACCGCCCGCATCTACACGGATATTTCCTATTTGACTTGCAATGATGCCCTGGGAGCGGACGCTTCCCAATTCTTCAACTCCGTAACTGGGCGTACCAAAATGATGCGCTTCCGGGAACTCTATCCCTCGCCCCGCATGATGAAGGATCGCCTTTTGGAATTGATCGCCAGCGAGGCGGAACGCGCCCGGCAGGGGGAACCGGCTAAAATCCGGGCCAAAATGAACAGCCTCCAGGATAAGCAGATCATCGACGCTCTTTACCGCGCTGCCGATGCCGGCGTGGAAATCCTGCTCAATATCCGTGGTATCTGTTGCCTGAAGACGGGGAGTCGCGGCAAAGGCAAGCCGATTCAGGTTGTCAGCATTGTCGACAGATATCTGGAACACGCCCGCATTTTCCAGTTCCACCACGGCGGCAATACCCTTCTGTTCATTGCCAGCGCCGACTGGATGACCCGCAATCTTGACAAACGCGTCGAATTGATGGTGCCTGTCCAGTCCCCCCGGCTCAAACGCCGCTTGCGCGGAATCCTCGATGCCTGCTTCAAGGATAACGTCCAGGCGTACGAGATTCAACCGGATGGCACGGGTAAGCCCGTGAGCAGGGCCAAAGGCGTCAAACCGTTCCGGATGCAGCTGGCTCTGACCAAGGAAGCCCGCCGCCTCTCCAGGGATAAAGAACGCGAGCGCCTTCAGATGCTGGAACCTCACAAGCCGCATGCCGAATAA
- a CDS encoding zinc metallopeptidase, whose protein sequence is MNGIYWFIIIGSMLLSWLVSSTMKSRFHEYSNIPISMTGRQVAEKMLRDNNITDVSVVSTPGMLTDHYNPSNKTVNLSEGVYMSNSVAAAAVAAHEVGHAVQHARAYHWLGLRSALVPIVQLSSNLVQWVLLAGIILLAMGSGPLVLGIGVVLFAMTTLFAFVTLPVEFDASARALKWLEGSGIIGSMEQGRAKNALFWAAMTYVVGALSSLAMLLYYAMMFLNARDRE, encoded by the coding sequence ATGAATGGCATCTATTGGTTTATTATCATCGGTTCCATGCTTTTGAGCTGGCTGGTGAGTTCCACGATGAAGAGCCGCTTTCACGAATACTCCAACATTCCCATTAGCATGACGGGACGGCAAGTTGCGGAGAAAATGCTGCGCGACAACAACATTACCGACGTTTCCGTCGTGAGTACGCCCGGCATGTTGACGGATCATTACAATCCCTCCAACAAAACGGTGAACCTCAGTGAAGGCGTGTACATGAGCAATAGCGTGGCCGCAGCGGCTGTGGCTGCCCATGAAGTCGGCCATGCCGTCCAGCATGCCCGCGCCTACCATTGGTTGGGTCTGAGATCGGCTCTTGTCCCGATCGTCCAGCTTTCCTCCAACCTGGTTCAGTGGGTTTTACTGGCCGGAATTATCCTGTTGGCGATGGGGAGCGGTCCTCTGGTGCTTGGCATTGGCGTTGTCCTTTTTGCGATGACGACTCTCTTCGCTTTCGTGACTCTGCCCGTCGAATTCGATGCTTCGGCCCGTGCTCTGAAATGGCTGGAAGGTTCCGGCATCATCGGTAGCATGGAACAGGGGCGTGCGAAAAATGCCTTGTTTTGGGCGGCCATGACCTACGTCGTCGGTGCCCTTTCCTCTCTTGCCATGTTGCTCTATTACGCCATGATGTTTTTGAATGCGAGAGACAGGGAATAA
- a CDS encoding thiamine pyrophosphate-dependent dehydrogenase E1 component subunit alpha: MPDSGINVSELKEPAVRAYRAMLMARAFDSKISSLYKAGKITGGVFLGRGHEAIAASGGVFARMGEDVFAPFIREQAGRLAYGEPIIEAARSYLGSVLGYTKGRDGDVHRAKPEIGYVIPISHLGATVAVALGELFAYKLDGKLDGRIAMVFCGDGTTSTGAFNEACNLASVEKLPLVLVVSNNQFAYSTPNTREFGCKSLTDRGRGFGMETYEVDGTDLLATLRVFKTAVERARTGNGPQWILANTLRMCGHGEHDDASYIPAELKEKYAERDPLAVAGRQLVACGWISEEDIAAWKDEATNDVQAAVAQAQREPEPDPFREDWSATVWRPY; this comes from the coding sequence GTGCCTGACTCAGGAATCAATGTATCGGAATTGAAGGAGCCCGCCGTCCGTGCCTATAGGGCCATGTTGATGGCGAGGGCGTTCGATAGTAAAATTTCAAGCCTTTACAAGGCGGGGAAGATCACGGGCGGTGTGTTTCTTGGCCGTGGACATGAGGCTATTGCGGCATCCGGCGGCGTGTTTGCCCGCATGGGTGAAGATGTGTTTGCTCCTTTTATTCGCGAGCAGGCGGGACGTCTGGCATACGGCGAACCGATTATTGAGGCGGCACGGTCCTATCTGGGATCGGTGCTCGGTTATACGAAAGGTCGCGACGGCGACGTCCATCGCGCCAAGCCGGAAATCGGCTATGTGATTCCTATTTCCCATTTGGGAGCGACGGTAGCCGTGGCTTTGGGCGAGTTGTTTGCCTACAAACTGGACGGCAAGCTGGACGGACGCATCGCCATGGTGTTCTGCGGGGATGGAACGACATCCACCGGTGCTTTCAATGAGGCATGCAACCTGGCGTCCGTGGAAAAACTTCCCCTTGTGCTGGTGGTCTCCAACAATCAGTTTGCCTATTCGACTCCCAATACGCGCGAATTCGGCTGCAAGAGCCTGACGGACAGGGGACGCGGCTTCGGGATGGAAACCTACGAAGTCGACGGGACGGATCTTCTGGCAACGCTCCGGGTGTTTAAAACGGCTGTGGAGCGTGCGCGGACCGGAAACGGTCCCCAATGGATTCTGGCGAATACGCTCCGCATGTGCGGGCACGGGGAGCATGACGATGCCTCGTATATTCCGGCGGAACTGAAGGAAAAGTACGCCGAACGCGATCCTTTGGCGGTTGCCGGAAGGCAGCTTGTGGCATGCGGATGGATTTCGGAAGAAGACATTGCCGCGTGGAAGGATGAAGCGACGAATGATGTGCAGGCCGCTGTCGCCCAGGCCCAGCGGGAACCGGAACCGGATCCTTTCCGCGAGGATTGGAGCGCAACGGTGTGGAGACCTTATTAA